In Aegilops tauschii subsp. strangulata cultivar AL8/78 chromosome 3, Aet v6.0, whole genome shotgun sequence, one genomic interval encodes:
- the LOC141042630 gene encoding non-specific lipid-transfer protein 4.1-like — protein sequence MCTLPELAVAPGYLILVLLLIFATTDAAISCGQVSSALSPCISYARCKGANPPAACSSGVRSLAGAARSTADKQAACKCIKSAAGGLNAGKAAGIPSKCDVSIPYAISSSVDCSKIR from the exons atgtgtaccttaccagagctcgcagtagcacctgggtatttgatactggttctgttgctaatatttgcaac CACCGACGCGGCCATCTCCTGTGGACAGGTGAGCTCTGCCTTGAGCCCCTGCATCAGCTATGCCCGCTGCAAGGGCGCCAACCCGCCTGCGGCCTGCAGCAGCGGCGTCAGGAGTCTGGCGGGCGCAGCGCGGAGCACCGCTGACAAGCAAGCGGCGTGCAAGTGCATCAAGAGCGCTGCGGGTGGGCTCAATGCTGGCAAGGCCGCCGGCATTCCCTCCAAGTGTGACGTCAGCATCCCCTACGCCATCAGCTCTTCTGTCGACTGCTCTAAGATTCGCTGA